The sequence CGTGTCGGCACACTGTGGCGCTTGCACGGCCTGCCTCACGGCGTGCCCGACCGGGGCCATCGTTGCGCCTTACCGGCTGGATGCGCGGCGCTGCATTTCTTACTTGACGATCGAACACGCGGGGCCCATCGATGTCCACCTGCGCCCGCTGCTGGGCAACCGCATTTATGGCTGCGACGACTGCCAGTTGGTGTGCCCCTGGAACAAGTTTGCCCGCACCACGCCCCTGCCCGACTTCGCCCCCCGCCCCGCCCTGGACGGCCCCCCGTTGCTGACGCTGTGGGCTTGGGACGAACCCCAGTTCTTACGCCAAACCGAGGGCAGCCCGATTCGCCGCATCGGCTACGGGCGTTGGCGACGCAATTTGGCCATTGCTTTGGGCAACGCGCTGGCGGCGGGAGATGCGGCGTCGGACACGATCCGCCACGCGCTGTGGGCCGCCCGCTCCAGCGCTGACGACTTGGTGGGCGAGCACATCGACTGGGCCTTGGCTCAAGCCGTCTGAAGCTGCTGCAACAAGGCCAAGGCCAGCGGGGCGCTGAACATGCCCAGCAGCGTGGACACACTCACCAATCCGGCCACGAACGCGCCGTGCCCGCCCATGCGCGTGGCCAGCACGTAGGCGCTGGAAGCGGTGGGCAGGGCGGCAAACGCCACCACCACCGCTTGCTGCCCGGGTGGCAGACCCACGGCGTCCACCAGCACGATGGCGAACAGCGGCAGCACGGCATGGCGAATGCCCAACAAGGCGGCGGCCATGCCGGGGGCTTCTTTGAGCGCGCCCATGCGCAACCCGGCCCCGACGGCCATCAGCCCCATGGGCAAGGACGCGCCACCCACCCGCGACAACGTGGTGATCAGCACCTCCGGCACACTCAACCCACTGAGGTTGACGAGCAGCCCGGTGACGGTGCCCACGATCAGCGGGTTGCGCACCAACTCCCGCCCCAGATGCTGCCCCGAGCGCCGTGCCAAGGGCCAAACGGCGGCCACGTTGCACAGCGGCACACACAGGGCGATCAACAAAGCGATCGACGCCACGGCTTGCACCCCGCCGATGCGCTCGGCCAGCGCCAACCCGACGTAAGAATTGAAGCGAAAGGCCGTCTGCGCACCAGAAGCGTGCAGATGTGCATCCAAATGAGGCCAAAAGCGCAGCGCATGCGCCAAAGCGATGCCACACACCACCACGGCCAAACCGCACCCGGCAAATGTCAGGGTCTCGCCCAAGGCCAAGGGCTGGCGCACGATGGCCACGAACAGCAAACACGGAAACAGCAGGTGGTACACCAGGCGCTCCACGCCATCCCAGATCGGTCGATCCAGCGGGGTGTGGCGACACAGCCAATAGCCCAACACGATGAGCAAAAAATCGGGCAGGAGCAGCAACAGGTGGGTCATGTCCAGAACATGCACGCCATGGAAAAACAAAACCCGGTTCGCGGAGCGAACCGGGTTGGTGCGGTCGGTTCAGCGCCGGCCAGGGTCAG is a genomic window of Vitreoscilla filiformis containing:
- a CDS encoding AEC family transporter, which produces MTHLLLLLPDFLLIVLGYWLCRHTPLDRPIWDGVERLVYHLLFPCLLFVAIVRQPLALGETLTFAGCGLAVVVCGIALAHALRFWPHLDAHLHASGAQTAFRFNSYVGLALAERIGGVQAVASIALLIALCVPLCNVAAVWPLARRSGQHLGRELVRNPLIVGTVTGLLVNLSGLSVPEVLITTLSRVGGASLPMGLMAVGAGLRMGALKEAPGMAAALLGIRHAVLPLFAIVLVDAVGLPPGQQAVVVAFAALPTASSAYVLATRMGGHGAFVAGLVSVSTLLGMFSAPLALALLQQLQTA